CCCATGGATCACGGCATGAGCCTGGGCCCTATCAAGGGCATAGTCAACATGGCCGAGACCGTTGACCAGGTTGCAGAGGGGGGCGCTAACGCTGTACTAGGGCATTTGGGACTCCCTTTGCACGGTCATCGGAGGTATGGGAAGGACATCGGACTGATCATGCATCTGTCCGCTAGCACATCTCTTTCTCCGGATCCGAACAACAAGGTTCTGATCACTCCCGTCGAGGAGGCGATCAAGATGGGAGCTGACGCGGTTTCCGTCCACATAAACATCGGGGCGGAGTCGGAAGCCGAGATGCTGCAGGAGCTTGGGATAACGGCCGCAAAATGCAGGGAGTGGGGCATGCCCCTGTTGGCGATGATGTACCCTAGAGGGAAGAAGATAGATCCTAACAACTCGGGCGAGTATGTCAAGATCGCTGCCCGGGCTGCGGCGGAGATTGGCGTGGACATTGTGAAGACCAACTACACCGGCAGCATCGATACCTTCAAGGAGGTCACAGAAGGGTGTCCCGTTCCCGTTGTAGTGGCGGGAGGCCCGAGAATGGATACAACCGAGCAGATACTTGAGATGGTCCGTGACTCGATACAGGGTGGCGGGGCCGGTGTTGCCATCGGCAGGAATGTCTTCCAGGCAGAGAAGCCCGGTCTGATGGTGAAGGCGATGTCGTTGATAGTCCACCAGGACTACTCGGTCAAGGAGGCGATGACGGAGCTGGGATTCAAACAGAATAAAGTTTGAATACCTTCCCGCGAATGATTTTCCTCATGAAGCATGAGGCTTTCGATCGGGTCAAGAACCAGATGGGACCCTGCGGTATCTCATGCGGAGGATGCGCCCTCGGGAACGGTACCGTTGCTGAGTCTGCCGAGAAGCTGAATCAGTTCATTCGTTCATACGGGATCGCACAATGGGCGCATTTTGTACCTGGAGGATCCGAGATAGACTTCAAGAATCTCGATCACTCGTTAGAATGGATTGGATCTCTCGTGGATTGTCCAGGATGCGAGCATGGCGGAGGGCCTCCCAACTGCACGATAAGGATTTGCTCCAAGGAGAGGGGACTCAATCTCTGCTCTCAATGCACGGACCTTGAGGGTTGTGAGAACTTCCAATGGCTGGGAGAGCACGGAGGACTGCTCAAGGCCAAACTGGCAGAAGCGAGGGGGAAGACCAAGAAGGATTTGATAGCCGAAAGCATAAGGGGAATCTGATCACGTCGATTCCATGTATTCCTACGCCCTAGAATTTTGGATGCAGGTGATCTTGTGTGATCTGGACATGGTGTCCCTCAAGGCGACCCAATTTAAGATAGCTTGAGGTCGTATCATTCTGACGCTCCATGTTCCTGAGAATTCGAGGACCCATTTGGATTCGTATTCTTTACTTCTCACATGCTGCTGTCCAGTATCTCGATCTGGAATATCTTGTCGTCATCCCATAGTTCGCATGTCCTCTGAAGTGTCCACAGGTATTCTCCATCCCAGGCGATAGCCCAGGTACCATCCGCGACCGGGAATATCGATCCCACCAATACACCATCTGTGGTGAACTTACCTATGCCGCGACCGCCACCCGTCGCCCAGAAGAACTCACCGGTCCACACTATGGCTTGACCAATGCCCCCGGAGAAGTCTATTGACCCTACAAGGTTCCCGTTGGTGTCTATCTTGTAGACCCCGCTTCCGTCCCTCTTGGTGAGGCAGAGGTAGGTCCCGTCGAACGTCAGCCCCATGCACCCTCCCTTCTCCTTCTCGGGAATATCGAAGGAATCCAGGATGATGACCGAGGTCTCGTTTATCGTGAATTTGAATATCTTGAGGAGCGAGAAGTCATTGACCCAGAAGTTCAATCCGTCCCAGGCCAGCCCCCTGGGATTCATCAACGTGGAATTGAATATCTGGAAGGTTCCTGTCTCGGGATCGACCTTTACGAAGTCGTGTGACTCCCCGCCGAAGGTGAACCTCCAAAGGTAATCTTCCGCGTAGAGCAGGGTCCAACCGAAGGAGAGGCCCTTTCCGATCCTCTTGACGACCCTTCGGGTCTCGTCCTCCGGGTCGAAAACATATGAGTATCGATCCTCAGGATCACAGGGAATGTAGCCCAGGGGATGCCATTCTATCACCGGATAATCCATCTCTGGAATCGGAACCGATCCATCACCCATATCGTTGCCATATTCGACAATGGTGCAGTCGAGATTGATCATCATCTCCTCTTCCGTGATGTTCTCGAATTTGTTGTAGATCACAGTGAGATTGGACTCATGCCCAGCGGTTATCGCTATGTGGCGATAGTTGTGGAAGTAGTTTCCCTCGACATGAACCTCGGACTTCTCGGAATGCAGGGCGAAGTTGCCATCCCTGAAGATGTTGTTCTTGATTAGGACGTCATGATTGTACTGCTCCAAGGCGATCTCGTGATAGCCATTGCTGTAAAGAGTGCAGTTCTCCACGGTAAAGGTGGACCGCTCGGCGTATATACCTTCCCAGT
The sequence above is a segment of the Methanomassiliicoccales archaeon genome. Coding sequences within it:
- a CDS encoding class I fructose-bisphosphate aldolase family protein, which encodes MSYTGKAIRLERIMDRRTRRTVIVPMDHGMSLGPIKGIVNMAETVDQVAEGGANAVLGHLGLPLHGHRRYGKDIGLIMHLSASTSLSPDPNNKVLITPVEEAIKMGADAVSVHINIGAESEAEMLQELGITAAKCREWGMPLLAMMYPRGKKIDPNNSGEYVKIAARAAAEIGVDIVKTNYTGSIDTFKEVTEGCPVPVVVAGGPRMDTTEQILEMVRDSIQGGGAGVAIGRNVFQAEKPGLMVKAMSLIVHQDYSVKEAMTELGFKQNKV
- a CDS encoding DUF3795 domain-containing protein yields the protein MKHEAFDRVKNQMGPCGISCGGCALGNGTVAESAEKLNQFIRSYGIAQWAHFVPGGSEIDFKNLDHSLEWIGSLVDCPGCEHGGGPPNCTIRICSKERGLNLCSQCTDLEGCENFQWLGEHGGLLKAKLAEARGKTKKDLIAESIRGI